Proteins encoded within one genomic window of Hermetia illucens chromosome 2, iHerIll2.2.curated.20191125, whole genome shotgun sequence:
- the LOC119649466 gene encoding serine/threonine-protein kinase 40-like isoform X2 has product MSNIRMNNPGSIRDRNCPPSENRQRLNNGGTLLPRGPMPPVIRAPFLGMPVNRKQFRRAGSYIIGPEVRSFRPAQCLLQYIARKQNTNHFFLLKIVQQSTRPNKDLQAIYDEQRGKAMLHTEYSLLSLLQDDPGVIKQHGIFSDVAYEDMIIDSGQCIYTGAVVKRHILVLECLEGHQFCDESTANITLCQYLQAGYVLFEGEALYIFHAIIQTIENVHEKNIVHRDLRPENITLNRFSKRVKITNFWLGRFLSDKNLVLYDSSGTPNFISPEIIAGKPYKGKPADMWALGIILFTMLYGRLPFYKPTNPELFEMIGKGEYQIPEDKAICSHTIEIIKGLLNVDPEARLTATQVRVKLESILAMKRVKTLDQCVPEEESTPKPAQNSEEFADSSDYDQVVPVFIPKDKLYSKLTTFAQGWHFASLELKGHQILKS; this is encoded by the exons ATGAGTAACATTAGAATGAACAATCCTGGTTCAATCAGGGATCGAAACTGTCCACCCTCAGAAAATCGGCAAAGATTGAACAATGGTGGGACACTTCTTCCAAGGGGCCCAATGCCCCCTGTTATTCGTGCTCCGTTTCTTGGAATGCCTGTTAACAGAAAGCAATTCCGCAGAGCAGGTTCCTATATAATTGGACCTGAAGTGCGCAGTTTTCGGCCAGCCCAATGTTTGCTGCAATATATTGCGAGGAAGCAAAACACAAATCATTTTTTCCTCCTGAAG ATAGTGCAACAGTCGACCAGACCTAATAAAGACCTCCAAGCCATTTACGACGAGCAACGAGGAAAAGCAATGCTGCACACAGAATACTCGCTACTTTCCTTACTGCAAGATGATCCTGGAGTAATAAAGCAACATGGGATTTTCAGT GACGTTGCGTACGAGGACATGATAATTGATAGTGGACAATGCATATACACAGGTGCTGTAGTGAAGCGACACATTCTTGTTCTTGAATGTCTTGAGGGACATCAATTCTG CGATGAATCTACTGCAAATATTACCCTTTGCCAATACCTACAAGCAGGATACGTTCTTTTCGAGGGCGAAGCACTGTACATATTCCATGCAATCATCCAAACAATAGAGAATGTTCACGAG AAAAATATTGTTCATCGAGACCTGAGACCGGAAAATATTACCTTAAACAGGTTTTCAAAGAGAGTTAAAATTACCAATTTTTGGTTAGGTCGCTTTTTATCCGATAAGAATTTAGTCCTTTACGACTCAAGCGGCACACCAAATTTTATCTCACCCGAGATTATAGCAGGTAAACCGTACAAAGGAAAACCGGCTGATATGTGGGCGTtaggaataattttatttacgaTGCTTTATGGGAGGCTCCCGTTCTACAAACCTACAAACCCTGAACTCTTTGAAATGATTGGAAAAGGCGAATATCAAATACCAGA AGACAAGGCAATTTGCTCGCACACAATAGAGATTATCAAAGGACTTTTGAATGTTGATCCTGAGGCAAGACTGACAGCTACGCAAGTACGAGTGAAGTTAGAATCTATACTGGCTATGAAAAGAGTTAAAACTCTAGATCAATGTGTACCTGAAGAAGAGTCAACGCCCAAACCTGCACAAAATTCGGAG GAGTTCGCTGATTCATCCGATTACGACCAAGTTGTACCAGTTTTTATCCCAAAAGACAA ACTGTATTCAAAACTCACAACCTTCGCCCAGGGGTGGCACTTCGCCTCGTTAGAACTCAAGGGTCATCAAATATTGAAGTCGTAA
- the LOC119649466 gene encoding serine/threonine-protein kinase 40-like isoform X1, giving the protein MSNIRMNNPGSIRDRNCPPSENRQRLNNGGTLLPRGPMPPVIRAPFLGMPVNRKQFRRAGSYIIGPEVRSFRPAQCLLQYIARKQNTNHFFLLKIVQQSTRPNKDLQAIYDEQRGKAMLHTEYSLLSLLQDDPGVIKQHGIFSDVAYEDMIIDSGQCIYTGAVVKRHILVLECLEGHQFCDESTANITLCQYLQAGYVLFEGEALYIFHAIIQTIENVHEKNIVHRDLRPENITLNRFSKRVKITNFWLGRFLSDKNLVLYDSSGTPNFISPEIIAGKPYKGKPADMWALGIILFTMLYGRLPFYKPTNPELFEMIGKGEYQIPEDKAICSHTIEIIKGLLNVDPEARLTATQVRVKLESILAMKRVKTLDQCVPEEESTPKPAQNSEEFADSSDYDQVVPVFIPKDKQKSDAPFVLKHDDFHCISNYATVMTNQLRRLKLNADIPIILTRNIVQPTVFKTHNLRPGVALRLVRTQGSSNIEVVIDDVIPPNKVREFIKTTETYLISRPIPRPLERNKRFTGILTHSVAVDFCHWITTEFQDCDLVQQSLLTPNHNVLARVEHFLVRCGFKLEKDNDQKKIAKMQNSTVLSNFLRHMLQATGYTG; this is encoded by the exons ATGAGTAACATTAGAATGAACAATCCTGGTTCAATCAGGGATCGAAACTGTCCACCCTCAGAAAATCGGCAAAGATTGAACAATGGTGGGACACTTCTTCCAAGGGGCCCAATGCCCCCTGTTATTCGTGCTCCGTTTCTTGGAATGCCTGTTAACAGAAAGCAATTCCGCAGAGCAGGTTCCTATATAATTGGACCTGAAGTGCGCAGTTTTCGGCCAGCCCAATGTTTGCTGCAATATATTGCGAGGAAGCAAAACACAAATCATTTTTTCCTCCTGAAG ATAGTGCAACAGTCGACCAGACCTAATAAAGACCTCCAAGCCATTTACGACGAGCAACGAGGAAAAGCAATGCTGCACACAGAATACTCGCTACTTTCCTTACTGCAAGATGATCCTGGAGTAATAAAGCAACATGGGATTTTCAGT GACGTTGCGTACGAGGACATGATAATTGATAGTGGACAATGCATATACACAGGTGCTGTAGTGAAGCGACACATTCTTGTTCTTGAATGTCTTGAGGGACATCAATTCTG CGATGAATCTACTGCAAATATTACCCTTTGCCAATACCTACAAGCAGGATACGTTCTTTTCGAGGGCGAAGCACTGTACATATTCCATGCAATCATCCAAACAATAGAGAATGTTCACGAG AAAAATATTGTTCATCGAGACCTGAGACCGGAAAATATTACCTTAAACAGGTTTTCAAAGAGAGTTAAAATTACCAATTTTTGGTTAGGTCGCTTTTTATCCGATAAGAATTTAGTCCTTTACGACTCAAGCGGCACACCAAATTTTATCTCACCCGAGATTATAGCAGGTAAACCGTACAAAGGAAAACCGGCTGATATGTGGGCGTtaggaataattttatttacgaTGCTTTATGGGAGGCTCCCGTTCTACAAACCTACAAACCCTGAACTCTTTGAAATGATTGGAAAAGGCGAATATCAAATACCAGA AGACAAGGCAATTTGCTCGCACACAATAGAGATTATCAAAGGACTTTTGAATGTTGATCCTGAGGCAAGACTGACAGCTACGCAAGTACGAGTGAAGTTAGAATCTATACTGGCTATGAAAAGAGTTAAAACTCTAGATCAATGTGTACCTGAAGAAGAGTCAACGCCCAAACCTGCACAAAATTCGGAG GAGTTCGCTGATTCATCCGATTACGACCAAGTTGTACCAGTTTTTATCCCAAAAGACAAACAG AAATCCGATGCGCCATTTGTATTGAAACATGATGATTTCCACTGCATCAGCAATTATGCAACAGTCATGACAAACCAGCTACGACGACTGAAGCTTAACGCTGACATACCAATTATCCTGACAAGAAACATAGTTCAGCCGACTGTATTCAAAACTCACAACCTTCGCCCAGGGGTGGCACTTCGCCTCGTTAGAACTCAAGGGTCATCAAATATTGAAGTCGTAATAGATGATGTAATACCTCCAAATAAAGTTAGAGAATTTATAAAAACTACCGAGACCTACCTAATATCAAGACCGATACCAAGGCCATTAGAGCGTAATAAAAGATTCACCGGAATTTTGACACACTCAGTTGCCGTTGATTTTTGTCATTGGATTACTACAGAATTCCAGGATTGTGATCTCGTTCAGCAAAGTCTCCTCACACCGAATCATAATGTCCTCGCTAGAGTGGAACATTTTCTTGTACGGTGTGGTTTTAAGCTAGAGAAAGATAACGATCAGAAAAAGATTGCGAAAATGCAAAACAGCACTGTGCTGTCAAACTTCCTGAGGCATATGCTGCAAGCGACTGGTTACACTGGCTGA